The Papio anubis isolate 15944 chromosome 1, Panubis1.0, whole genome shotgun sequence genome window below encodes:
- the CPLANE2 gene encoding ciliogenesis and planar polarity effector 2, translating into MARPPVPGSVVVPNWHESAEGKEYLACILRKNRRRVFGLLERPVLPPPVSIDTASYKIFVSGKSGVGKTALVAKLAGLEVPVVHHETTGIQTTVVFWPAKLQASGRVVMFRFEFWDCGESALKKFDHMLPACMENTDAFLFLFSFTDRASFEDLPGQLTRIAREAPGVVRMVIGSKFDQYMHTDVPERDLIAFRQAWELPLLRVKSVPGRRLADGRTLDGRAGLADVAHVLNGLAEQLWHQDQVAAGLLPNPPESAPE; encoded by the exons ATGGCCAGACCTCCCGTGCCCGGTTCGGTGGTTGTCCCAAACTGGCACGAAAGTGCTGAGGGCAAGGAGTACCTGGCTTGCATTCTGCGCAAGAACCGCCGGCGGGTGTTTG GCCTGCTTGAGCGGCCAGTGCTGCCGCCGCCTGTGTCCATCGACACTGCCAGCTATAAGATCTTTGTGTCTGGGAAGAGTGGTGTGGGCAAGACGGCGCTGGTGGCCAAGCTGGCTGGCCTGGAGGTGCCTGTGGTGCACCACGAGACCACCG GCATCCAGACCACCGTGGTATTTTGGCCAGCCAAGCTGCAGGCCAGTGGCCGTGTCGTCATGTTTCGTTTTGAGTTCTGGGACTGTGGAGAGTCTGCACTCAAAAAGTTCGATCATATGCTCCCG GCTTGCATGGAGAACACAGatgccttcctcttcctcttctccttcactGACCGTGCCTCCTTTGAAGACCTCCCTGGACAGCTGACCCGCATAGCACGTGAGGCCCCTGGTGTCGTCAGGATGGTCATTGGCTCCAA ATTTGACCAGTACATGCACACAGACGTGCCTGAGCGGGACCTCATAGCCTTTCGGCAGGCCTGGGAGCTGCCCCTGCTACGGGTGAAGAGTGTGCCAGGGCGGCGGCTGGCTGATGGGCGCACGCTGGACGGGCGGGCTGGGCTGGCTGACGTTGCCCACGTACTCAACGGCCTTGCTGAGCAGCTGTGGCACCAGGACCAGGTGGCAGCTGGCCTGCTTCCCAACCCCCCAGAGAGTGCTCCTGAATGA